One window of the Salvia splendens isolate huo1 chromosome 1, SspV2, whole genome shotgun sequence genome contains the following:
- the LOC121794823 gene encoding CBL-interacting serine/threonine-protein kinase 14-like, whose translation MSEITNESGSSMSSDTSTAASSSSSHSGAATAAGGGGEELSPNLFKKYELGRLLGCGAFAKVYHARVIRNGQSVAIKAISKQRIQMGKLAANIKQEISIMRRLRHPHIVTLHEVLATKTNVYCVLEFAKGGELFAKIAKYRFSEELSRKYFQQLISAVDYCHSHGVFHRDLKPENLLLDENWDLKITDFGLSAVTGQTRQDGLLHTLCGTPAYVAPEILAKKGYDGAKIDVWSCGVILYVLNAGYLPFNDTNLMAMYRKIYKGEFRCPKWTSPELRQFLSRVLDPNPSTRITIHEILNDQWFRKGYKDINYPIDKQFEFKESGDESRFLNAFDLISYSTGADLSVLFDYHVKSEMFVSEKSPATIIGRVEAAAEEEGMGVTKKGMGVRLHGQNWKYVIMVEINRLTEELVVVEVKTSGFGRDLWRDKFKLAVNDLVYVPQPSLSGH comes from the coding sequence ATGTCAGAGATCACCAACGAGAGTGGGAGTTCAATGTCGTCCGATACGTCGACGGCcgccagcagcagcagcagccataGCGGGGCCGCAACCGCCGCCGGTGGAGGCGGAGAGGAACTGAGCCCTAACCTCTTCAAAAAGTATGAGCTCGGCAGACTACTCGGCTGCGGCGCCTTCGCGAAGGTCTACCACGCGCGCGTCATCCGCAACGGGCAGAGCGTGGCAATAAAAGCCATCAGCAAGCAGCGGATTCAGATGGGGAAGCTCGCCGCCAACATCAAGCAGGAGATCTCTATCATGCGCCGCCTCCGCCACCCGCACATCGTCACCCTCCACGAAGTCCTCGCCACCAAAACCAATGTCTACTGCGTTTTGGAATTCGCCAAGGGCGGCGAGCTCTTCGCGAAGATCGCCAAATACCGATTCAGCGAGGAACTCAGCCGGAAGTATTTCCAGCAGCTCATCTCCGCCGTCGACTACTGTCACTCGCACGGCGTCTTCCACCGCGATCTCAAGCCGGAGAATCTCCTCCTCGACGAGAATTGGGATCTGAAAATCACCGATTTCGGCCTCAGCGCCGTCACCGGCCAAACTCGGCAGGACGGACTCCTCCACACGCTCTGCGGCACGCCGGCGTACGTCGCGCCGGAAATCCTAGCGAAGAAAGGCTACGACGGCGCGAAGATCGACGTCTGGTCGTGCGGCGTAATCCTCTACGTCCTCAACGCTGGATATTTACCCTTCAACGACACAAATCTAATGGCGATGTACAGGAAAATCTACAAAGGCGAATTCCGATGCCCTAAATGGACTTCGCCGGAGCTCCGGCAATTCCTCTCCCGCGTATTAGATCCGAATCCGAGCACTCGTATCACGATCCACGAGATCTTAAACGATCAGTGGTTTAGAAAGGGGTACAAAGACATTAACTACCCGATCGACAAACAATTCGAATTCAAGGAATCCGGCGACGAATCACGATTTCTGAATGCGTTCGACCTGATCTCCTACTCCACCGGCGCGGATCTGTCGGTTTTGTTCGATTACCATGTGAAATCGGAGATGTTCGTGTCGGAGAAGTCACCGGCGACGATAATCGGGAGggtggaggcggcggcggaggaagaGGGGATGGGAGTGACGAAGAAGGGAATGGGGGTGCGGCTGCACGGGCAGAACTGGAAATACGTTATTATGGTGGAGATTAACCGGCTAACGGAAgagctggtggtggtggaggttaAAACCAGTGGATTTGGACGTGATTTGTGGCGAGATAAATTTAAGCTTGCGGTTAATGATTTAGTTTACGTACCGCAACCGTCGTTATCCGGTCATTAA